In Pelodiscus sinensis isolate JC-2024 chromosome 2, ASM4963464v1, whole genome shotgun sequence, the following proteins share a genomic window:
- the C2H8orf82 gene encoding UPF0598 protein C8orf82 homolog isoform X2, whose translation MWPSAPHLPPDSRSWGLKESNTYPATDNMRVDSGRFQLFLDDAKVKNFITCFKDKKFLVFFFKQLQLNRSGRYQDAFPYLSPCGREHNFVRCDDRPVVFTHVLRGRAGGELLSYCGGGEQLAVGFEPHKLALLPENGRLYHPGPPKAGGVGLVKSALAFELSSSFEYGQGAGAPPTHFRWQGERYALTHELLPLLRAHGSA comes from the exons ATGTGGCCCAGCGCCCCTCACCTGCCACCTGACTCCCGGAGCTGGGGCTTGAAGGAAAGCAATACTTACCCCGCGACTGACAACATGAGAGTTGACAGTGGCCGATTTCAA CTTTTCCTGGACGATGCCAAAGTGAAGAACTTCATCACCTGTTTTAAAG ATAAGAAGTTCCTGGTCTTCTTCTTCAAACAACTGCAGCTGAACCGGAGCGGGCGCTACCAGGACGCCTTCCCCTACCTGTCGCCCTGCGGGCGGGAGCACAACTTCGTGCGCTGTGACGACCGCCCCGTCGTCTTCACCCACGTGCtgcggggccgggcgggcggggagctgctcTCCTACTGCGGCGGCGGCGAGCAGCTGGCGGTCGGCTTCGAGCCCCACAAGCTGGCGCTGCTCCCCGAGAACGGGCGCCTTTACCACCCCGGCCCCCCCAAGGCCGGCGGCGTGGGGCTGGTGAAATCGGCGCTGGCCTTCGAGCTGAGCTCCAGCTTTGAGTACGGCCAgggggccggcgcgccccccaCCCACTTCCGCTGGCAGGGCGAGCGCTACGCCCTCACCCAcgagctgctgccgctgctccgCGCCCACGGCAGCGCCTGA
- the C2H8orf82 gene encoding UPF0598 protein C8orf82 homolog isoform X1 produces the protein MRLLRSLLRPPRPAPPGYRQGQSPAPGAREYFYYVDHQGQLFLDDAKVKNFITCFKDKKFLVFFFKQLQLNRSGRYQDAFPYLSPCGREHNFVRCDDRPVVFTHVLRGRAGGELLSYCGGGEQLAVGFEPHKLALLPENGRLYHPGPPKAGGVGLVKSALAFELSSSFEYGQGAGAPPTHFRWQGERYALTHELLPLLRAHGSA, from the exons ATGAGGCTGCTCCGCTCCCTGctgcggccgccccgccccgccccccccgggtaccggcagggccagagccccgcGCCCGGCGCCCGCGAGTATTTCTACTACGTGGATCACCAGGGACAG CTTTTCCTGGACGATGCCAAAGTGAAGAACTTCATCACCTGTTTTAAAG ATAAGAAGTTCCTGGTCTTCTTCTTCAAACAACTGCAGCTGAACCGGAGCGGGCGCTACCAGGACGCCTTCCCCTACCTGTCGCCCTGCGGGCGGGAGCACAACTTCGTGCGCTGTGACGACCGCCCCGTCGTCTTCACCCACGTGCtgcggggccgggcgggcggggagctgctcTCCTACTGCGGCGGCGGCGAGCAGCTGGCGGTCGGCTTCGAGCCCCACAAGCTGGCGCTGCTCCCCGAGAACGGGCGCCTTTACCACCCCGGCCCCCCCAAGGCCGGCGGCGTGGGGCTGGTGAAATCGGCGCTGGCCTTCGAGCTGAGCTCCAGCTTTGAGTACGGCCAgggggccggcgcgccccccaCCCACTTCCGCTGGCAGGGCGAGCGCTACGCCCTCACCCAcgagctgctgccgctgctccgCGCCCACGGCAGCGCCTGA